One stretch of Dyella jiangningensis DNA includes these proteins:
- a CDS encoding chloride channel protein, whose protein sequence is MPRQFRPLELRVAWIAALAMTLGGIVALVARALTALIGLVTNLAFYGRVSTEFSSPAGNHLGLWVIAVPVIGGLIVGAMARWGSRAIRGHGIPEAMEQVLLNESRIPPRMTWLKPVSSAIAIGTGGPFGAEGPIIATGGALGSLLGQFLHVTADERKTLLAAGAAAGMAAVFSAPISSVLLALELLLFERRARSLIPVALAAAVGTGVRYVLEGNEPMFAMPAVAAPTLAALAVYMAMGLLTGVASVGITKLTYAIEDAFEKLPVHWMWWPALGGVVVGVVGYVMPATLGVGYTNISIVLSGQIGMAAMLTLCLLKLVSWSVALGSGTSGGTLAPMFTIGGAMGGVMGAACVAWLPGLHVDPHMAALVCMAAIFAGASRAFLTSVVFAFETTQQTQGLLPLLAGCAAAYLVSGLLMRHTIMTEKIARRGVHVPSEYAADHLERISVGDACSRDVVSLRASQSLGEVREWLGHDNAKTRHQGFPVLADDGRLLGVVTRRDLLNANMSADALVGSLVRRPPLVVRETHTLREAADHMVEADVGRLVVMGGEGSTRMVGILTRGDLLAAHARRLREAREASRHLGRKGAA, encoded by the coding sequence ATGCCGCGCCAGTTCCGCCCGCTGGAACTGCGGGTGGCGTGGATCGCGGCGCTGGCCATGACGCTGGGCGGGATCGTGGCGCTGGTGGCGCGTGCGCTCACGGCGTTGATCGGCCTGGTGACCAACCTGGCTTTCTATGGTCGCGTCAGCACGGAATTCAGCAGTCCCGCCGGCAATCACCTCGGCTTGTGGGTGATCGCCGTGCCGGTGATCGGTGGCCTGATCGTCGGTGCGATGGCGCGCTGGGGATCGCGCGCCATCCGTGGACACGGCATTCCCGAGGCGATGGAGCAGGTGTTGCTCAATGAGAGCCGCATTCCGCCGCGCATGACCTGGCTGAAGCCGGTGTCGTCGGCCATCGCCATCGGCACGGGCGGCCCGTTCGGCGCAGAAGGCCCGATCATCGCCACGGGCGGCGCGCTGGGTTCGCTGCTGGGGCAGTTCCTTCACGTCACCGCCGATGAGCGCAAGACGCTGCTCGCAGCCGGCGCGGCGGCCGGTATGGCGGCGGTGTTCTCGGCGCCGATTTCCTCGGTACTGCTCGCGCTCGAGCTGCTGTTGTTCGAACGTCGCGCCCGCTCGCTGATTCCGGTGGCGCTCGCCGCTGCCGTCGGCACGGGCGTGCGTTACGTGCTGGAAGGCAACGAGCCGATGTTCGCCATGCCGGCCGTCGCTGCGCCGACGCTGGCAGCGCTGGCCGTCTATATGGCCATGGGTCTGCTGACCGGCGTAGCGAGCGTGGGCATCACCAAGCTCACCTATGCGATCGAGGATGCCTTCGAGAAGCTGCCGGTGCACTGGATGTGGTGGCCGGCGCTGGGTGGCGTGGTGGTGGGCGTGGTCGGCTATGTGATGCCGGCGACACTGGGCGTGGGCTACACCAATATTTCGATCGTGCTGAGTGGCCAGATCGGCATGGCGGCGATGCTTACGCTGTGCCTGCTCAAGCTGGTGTCATGGTCGGTGGCGCTGGGCAGCGGCACCTCCGGCGGTACGCTGGCGCCGATGTTCACCATCGGTGGCGCCATGGGAGGCGTGATGGGCGCAGCCTGCGTGGCGTGGCTGCCTGGCCTGCACGTGGATCCGCACATGGCGGCGCTGGTGTGCATGGCGGCGATCTTCGCCGGTGCGTCGCGTGCGTTCCTCACCTCGGTGGTGTTCGCGTTCGAGACGACGCAGCAGACGCAGGGGCTGTTGCCGCTGCTCGCCGGTTGCGCGGCGGCCTACCTGGTGTCGGGTCTGTTGATGCGCCACACCATCATGACGGAGAAGATCGCGCGTCGCGGCGTGCATGTGCCGTCGGAGTACGCGGCCGATCATCTGGAGCGCATCAGCGTGGGCGACGCCTGCAGCAGGGACGTCGTGAGCCTGCGCGCGTCGCAGTCCCTGGGCGAGGTTCGCGAATGGCTTGGCCACGACAACGCGAAGACGCGCCATCAAGGTTTCCCCGTGCTCGCGGACGATGGGCGCCTGCTTGGCGTGGTGACGCGGCGCGATCTGCTCAATGCAAATATGTCCGCGGATGCGCTGGTCGGTTCGCTGGTGCGTCGTCCGCCGCTGGTGGTGCGCGAAACCCATACGCTGCGCGAAGCGGCCGATCACATGGTCGAGGCGGACGTGGGTCGCCTGGTGGTGATGGGTGGCGAGGGCAGCACGCGGATGGTGGGCATCCTCACCCGTGGCGATCTGCTGGCTGCGCATGCGCGTCGCCTGCGTGAGGCGCGCGAAGCGAGTCGCCACCTCGGTCGCAAGGGCGCGGCCTGA
- a CDS encoding heavy metal response regulator transcription factor, translated as MRLLVIEDEKKAGEYLKKGLEESGFTVDVALNGIDGLHLALEDDYDLIVLDVMLPGIDGWAVLTRLRARKDTPVLLLTAMDELEERVKGLELGGDDYLVKPFAFVELLARIRTLLRRGPPRDIEHMHIGDLEIDAVRRRVRRAGQRIDLTPREFSLLQLLARRRGEVLSRTQIASYVWDMNFDSDTNVVEVAIRRLRVKIDDGHEVKLIHTVRGMGYVLDEAREAN; from the coding sequence ATGCGTCTGCTTGTCATCGAAGACGAAAAGAAAGCCGGTGAGTACCTCAAGAAAGGGCTCGAGGAGTCCGGCTTCACCGTGGATGTCGCGCTCAATGGCATCGACGGCCTGCACCTGGCGCTTGAGGACGATTACGACCTCATCGTGCTGGACGTGATGCTGCCGGGTATCGACGGCTGGGCCGTGCTGACCCGGCTGCGCGCCAGAAAGGACACGCCGGTACTGCTGCTCACCGCGATGGACGAGCTGGAAGAGCGCGTGAAGGGGCTGGAGCTGGGCGGCGACGACTACCTGGTGAAACCGTTCGCCTTCGTCGAACTGCTGGCCCGCATCCGCACCCTGCTCCGCCGCGGGCCGCCGCGCGACATCGAGCACATGCATATCGGCGATCTGGAAATTGACGCCGTACGTCGACGCGTTCGACGCGCCGGTCAGCGCATCGATCTCACCCCACGGGAATTCTCGCTGTTGCAGTTGCTGGCACGGCGCCGCGGAGAGGTATTGAGCCGCACGCAGATTGCTTCCTACGTGTGGGACATGAACTTCGACAGCGATACCAATGTGGTCGAAGTGGCCATCCGCCGGCTGCGCGTCAAGATCGACGACGGCCACGAGGTCAAGCTGATCCACACCGTGCGGGGCATGGGCTACGTGCTCGACGAAGCGCGCGAGGCCAACTGA
- a CDS encoding heavy metal sensor histidine kinase → MARLSLSARLAITFVVITVACFSAVGFLLFEAAARRIHEQDDTNLVLATRHLRRFVAELDSPADVAAHQYRLIIGVLGDTNNALRIVDEAGHVLVERNPSRLPMTVQAMVPSERRIVAADVQSWRDADDHEIRGVSAIGKPGDGSTVTIVVARSLADRALLLSRYRRDTILALAAGMLVAVLLSYLLVRRALRPLRAMAASASAVTAHHLSTRMPADDVPAELQTLSIALNDMLGRIEDGFARVWQFTVDLAHDLRTPIGNLRGANEVALTRPRSVEEYQLLLGSNIEECDRVSRTIESVLFLARADSPQFALQRVMIEAGEELQRIADYFEGLASDAGVAVRVTAHASVHADRELFRRAVSNLLSNALRYTPAGGTIEMRALDTERGVEVSVENPGAGIPPEHMAHLFDRFYRVDRSRSDSAHSTGLGLSIVKSIMELHGGDVVAKSERQGVTRFTLTFPKPPATG, encoded by the coding sequence ATGGCACGACTGTCGCTCAGCGCCCGCCTGGCCATCACTTTCGTAGTGATCACGGTGGCGTGTTTCAGCGCGGTAGGCTTCCTGCTGTTCGAAGCCGCGGCGCGGCGCATCCACGAGCAGGACGACACCAACCTCGTGCTGGCGACGCGGCACCTGCGCCGCTTCGTGGCGGAGCTCGATTCCCCTGCCGACGTCGCCGCGCACCAGTATCGCCTGATCATCGGCGTGCTGGGCGATACGAACAATGCGCTGCGCATCGTGGACGAAGCGGGCCATGTGTTGGTGGAGCGCAACCCGTCCCGTCTTCCCATGACCGTCCAAGCCATGGTGCCGTCGGAGCGGCGCATCGTCGCGGCCGACGTCCAGTCCTGGCGCGATGCCGACGATCACGAGATTCGCGGCGTTTCTGCCATCGGCAAGCCCGGGGATGGTTCGACCGTGACCATCGTGGTGGCGCGCTCGCTGGCCGACCGAGCGCTGCTGCTCTCACGCTATCGGCGCGACACCATCCTGGCGTTGGCTGCCGGCATGCTGGTCGCCGTATTGCTCAGCTACCTGCTGGTGCGGCGTGCGCTGCGGCCGTTGCGCGCCATGGCTGCCAGTGCCTCGGCGGTGACCGCGCATCACCTGAGCACGCGGATGCCGGCCGACGATGTGCCCGCCGAACTGCAGACGCTCAGCATCGCGCTCAACGACATGCTGGGCCGCATCGAGGATGGCTTCGCGCGAGTGTGGCAATTCACCGTGGATCTCGCCCACGATCTGCGCACGCCGATCGGCAACCTGCGCGGCGCGAACGAGGTCGCCCTCACCCGCCCACGCAGCGTGGAGGAATACCAGTTGCTGCTGGGATCCAACATCGAGGAATGCGACCGCGTCAGCCGAACCATCGAAAGCGTGCTGTTCCTCGCGCGCGCCGACAGCCCGCAGTTCGCGCTGCAACGCGTGATGATCGAAGCGGGCGAAGAACTGCAACGCATCGCCGACTACTTCGAAGGACTGGCGTCCGACGCCGGTGTCGCCGTACGCGTGACAGCGCATGCCAGCGTCCACGCCGACCGCGAGCTGTTCCGCCGCGCGGTCAGCAACCTGCTGTCCAACGCGCTGCGCTACACGCCGGCTGGCGGCACGATCGAGATGCGCGCCCTGGATACGGAGCGCGGCGTGGAGGTCAGCGTGGAGAACCCCGGCGCCGGCATCCCGCCCGAACATATGGCGCACCTGTTCGATCGCTTCTACCGCGTGGACCGCTCGCGCAGCGACTCGGCCCATTCCACCGGGCTGGGCCTTTCCATCGTCAAGAGCATCATGGAGCTGCACGGCGGCGACGTCGTGGCGAAGAGCGAACGACAAGGCGTCACCCGCTTCACCTTGACCTTTCCGAAGCCGCCCGCAACCGGCTGA
- a CDS encoding efflux RND transporter periplasmic adaptor subunit, whose translation MSMLVPVKPAAAPRRLLIVSAVVAALALSAGGIPRLAAHGVVARQTDALAVPTVAVVTPTKAPAQQVLVLPGDVEAFQEANIYARTSGYLHRWYSDIGTHVKRGDLLADIDAPELDAELTQAQSDAATALANYDIAKVTAARWQQMLKDDAVSRQSSEENASTMKAKQAMLAAAQANVSRLAQLQSFEKVVAPFDGVVTVRNIDVGALIDAGNGGTPAALFRLAETDRLRVFVDVPQDQAADVVAGAKATLALPQYPGRSFAGTVARTSGAIDANSRTLRVEVDMDNPDGAVLPGAYAQVSLPLSAAQPGLSLPANALLFRPAGVQVAVVDAKGTVQLRTVTLGRDFGARVEIHAGLHGDERVIVNPGDAITAGQAVRINAQPANA comes from the coding sequence ATGTCCATGCTCGTTCCCGTGAAGCCTGCAGCTGCACCCAGGCGCCTGCTGATCGTCTCGGCCGTGGTGGCGGCGCTGGCCTTGTCGGCAGGCGGCATTCCGCGCCTCGCCGCGCACGGCGTGGTCGCCCGTCAGACCGATGCGCTTGCCGTACCCACCGTCGCCGTGGTGACGCCGACCAAGGCGCCGGCCCAGCAGGTGCTGGTGCTGCCTGGTGACGTTGAAGCTTTCCAGGAGGCCAACATCTATGCGCGTACCAGCGGCTACCTGCATCGCTGGTACAGCGACATCGGCACGCACGTGAAGCGCGGCGACCTGCTCGCCGACATCGATGCGCCCGAACTCGACGCCGAACTCACGCAAGCGCAGTCGGACGCGGCGACGGCCTTGGCCAACTACGACATCGCCAAGGTCACTGCCGCCCGCTGGCAGCAGATGCTCAAGGACGATGCCGTCTCCCGCCAGTCCAGCGAGGAGAACGCGAGCACGATGAAAGCCAAGCAGGCGATGCTCGCGGCGGCGCAGGCGAATGTCAGCCGCCTTGCGCAGCTGCAGTCGTTCGAGAAGGTGGTGGCGCCGTTCGATGGCGTGGTCACGGTGCGGAACATCGACGTGGGTGCCTTGATCGATGCAGGCAACGGCGGCACGCCTGCCGCCTTGTTCCGCCTGGCCGAGACTGACCGTCTGCGCGTCTTCGTCGACGTGCCGCAGGACCAGGCGGCTGATGTTGTCGCTGGAGCCAAGGCGACGCTGGCGCTGCCGCAGTATCCGGGCCGCAGCTTCGCCGGAACGGTGGCGCGCACATCGGGCGCGATCGACGCGAACAGCCGTACGCTGCGCGTCGAGGTGGATATGGATAATCCCGATGGTGCGGTGTTGCCGGGCGCATACGCACAGGTGAGCCTGCCGCTGTCCGCCGCGCAGCCGGGCCTGTCGCTGCCGGCGAATGCGCTGTTGTTCCGACCGGCGGGCGTGCAGGTGGCCGTGGTGGATGCGAAGGGCACGGTGCAGCTGCGCACCGTCACGCTGGGTCGCGATTTCGGTGCGCGTGTGGAGATCCATGCCGGGCTGCACGGCGACGAGCGCGTGATCGTGAATCCGGGCGACGCCATCACGGCGGGCCAAGCGGTGCGCATCAATGCGCAGCCGGCCAACGCGTGA
- a CDS encoding AraC family transcriptional regulator, with product MNSKPSHQSEPARLVQDREELTTLIERWTPTEGVHATAWPALSFFRADSPGVPTCAMYEPGLGLALMGAKQILLGQQVFVHEPASYLVTSVDVPVSSQVLRATPTEPCLCLTFRLDMARIREMLPEVTAGRPMGAPTTGISLSPLEDGLLDPLLRLVRLLDAPRDLAMLGPLIEHEVLYRLLTGGQGARLVQIATSGSQGHQVSRAIEWLRRHYDEPLRIDELAGRVNMSSSSLHHHFRAITAMSPLQYQKQLRLHEARRLLLAGQCDVATASHRVGYESPSQFSREYSRHFGAPPLRDVSRLRLAEVASG from the coding sequence ATGAACAGCAAGCCTTCCCATCAGTCGGAACCCGCGCGTCTGGTCCAGGATCGCGAGGAATTGACAACCCTGATTGAACGATGGACGCCCACGGAGGGCGTGCACGCCACCGCCTGGCCTGCGCTCAGCTTCTTCCGTGCGGATTCGCCGGGCGTCCCGACCTGTGCGATGTACGAGCCCGGCCTTGGCCTGGCGCTCATGGGCGCCAAGCAGATCCTGCTGGGACAGCAGGTCTTCGTGCACGAGCCTGCTTCGTATCTCGTCACGTCGGTGGATGTACCGGTGTCTTCGCAGGTGCTGCGCGCAACCCCCACCGAGCCCTGTCTTTGCCTCACGTTCCGGCTCGACATGGCGCGCATCCGCGAGATGCTGCCCGAGGTCACCGCCGGTCGGCCGATGGGCGCGCCCACCACGGGCATTTCGCTGAGCCCACTCGAGGATGGCCTGCTCGATCCCTTGCTGCGCTTGGTGCGATTGCTCGATGCGCCGAGGGATCTGGCGATGCTCGGTCCGCTGATCGAGCACGAAGTGCTCTATCGGCTGCTTACCGGCGGGCAGGGCGCACGATTGGTGCAGATCGCCACGTCAGGCAGCCAGGGCCATCAGGTCTCGCGGGCGATCGAATGGCTGCGCCGGCACTACGACGAACCGCTGCGCATCGACGAACTGGCCGGGCGCGTGAACATGAGCAGTTCATCGCTGCATCACCACTTTCGTGCGATCACGGCGATGAGTCCGCTGCAATACCAGAAGCAGCTGCGGCTGCACGAAGCGAGACGACTGCTGCTGGCTGGGCAATGCGATGTCGCCACGGCGTCCCATCGCGTGGGTTACGAAAGCCCGTCGCAGTTCAGTCGCGAATATAGCCGGCACTTCGGCGCGCCACCGCTGCGTGACGTATCGCGGCTGCGTCTGGCGGAGGTTGCCTCCGGCTAG
- a CDS encoding HAD-IB family hydrolase: MNLALFDFDGTITTKELFRPFLEFAVPSIRLRWGGLLLAPMVLGYKLGVVPSNTMRASAVRLGLQGMDEAHANEQGRRFADEIIPQALRDNALERILWHKRQGDRVVVVSGALDIYLSHWCRQHDLELLCSELESHRGRLTGRYRGAQCVGAEKRRRVHAAYDVDAYPVVYAYGDTHEDRELLQMAHRRYFQWREVA; this comes from the coding sequence ATGAACCTGGCTTTGTTCGACTTCGACGGCACCATCACCACCAAGGAGCTGTTTCGTCCGTTCCTCGAATTCGCGGTGCCGTCGATCAGGCTGCGCTGGGGCGGCCTCCTGCTGGCGCCGATGGTGCTGGGCTACAAGCTCGGCGTCGTGCCCTCCAACACGATGCGCGCCAGCGCGGTTCGCCTCGGCCTGCAGGGCATGGATGAGGCGCATGCGAACGAACAGGGGCGTCGCTTCGCCGATGAAATCATTCCCCAGGCCCTGCGCGACAACGCGCTCGAACGCATTCTCTGGCACAAGCGGCAAGGGGATCGCGTGGTGGTGGTTTCGGGTGCGCTGGACATCTATCTCTCCCATTGGTGCCGGCAGCATGACCTCGAACTGCTGTGTTCGGAGCTGGAAAGCCACCGCGGCAGGTTGACCGGTAGGTACCGTGGCGCGCAATGCGTGGGCGCAGAAAAACGTCGCCGCGTACACGCGGCATATGACGTCGACGCCTATCCGGTCGTCTACGCGTATGGAGACACGCATGAGGATCGCGAGCTGCTGCAAATGGCCCATCGTCGCTACTTCCAGTGGCGCGAGGTGGCCTGA
- a CDS encoding NAD(P)-dependent alcohol dehydrogenase, with protein MALSIRGYAAQSATSPVAPYQFERRDPRPDDVVIDILYCGVCHSDLHQARNEWHGSIYPLVPGHEIVGRVSAVGDKVSTFKVGEMVGVGCMVDSCQHCASCNAGLEPYCENGATWTYNDKDRHDGLPTFGGYSERIVVSDKFVVRISDKLDPKAAAPLLCAGITTWSPLRHWKIGKGSKVAVIGLGGLGHMGLKFAKAMGADVTLFTRTPGKEAEARRLGADHVVLSTDAQQMAASARQFDFILDTVPSPHDLNPYLATLKLNGVLCLVGLLEPIEPPVQAAMVILGRRSISGSAIGGIAETQEMLDFCAEHGIVSDIEVIDIKDINHAYERMLKSDVKYRFVIDIASLKTA; from the coding sequence ATGGCTCTCTCCATCCGCGGCTACGCCGCCCAGTCGGCCACCTCCCCGGTCGCTCCCTATCAGTTCGAACGCCGCGATCCGCGTCCTGACGACGTGGTGATCGACATCCTTTATTGCGGCGTCTGCCACTCCGACCTGCACCAGGCCCGCAACGAGTGGCACGGCAGCATCTACCCGTTGGTGCCAGGTCACGAGATCGTTGGCCGCGTCAGCGCCGTCGGCGACAAAGTCAGCACGTTCAAGGTCGGCGAGATGGTTGGCGTCGGCTGCATGGTCGACTCCTGCCAGCATTGCGCGTCGTGCAACGCCGGCCTCGAACCGTACTGCGAAAACGGCGCGACCTGGACCTACAACGACAAGGATCGCCACGACGGCCTGCCGACCTTCGGCGGCTACTCCGAGCGCATCGTCGTGTCGGACAAGTTCGTCGTACGCATTTCCGACAAGCTGGATCCGAAGGCCGCCGCGCCGCTGCTGTGCGCAGGCATCACCACCTGGTCACCGCTGCGTCACTGGAAGATCGGCAAGGGCAGCAAGGTGGCGGTGATCGGCCTGGGCGGCCTGGGTCACATGGGCCTGAAATTTGCCAAGGCCATGGGCGCCGACGTCACCCTGTTCACCCGCACGCCGGGCAAGGAAGCCGAAGCGCGTCGCCTTGGTGCCGACCACGTGGTGCTGTCGACCGACGCGCAACAGATGGCCGCCTCGGCACGGCAGTTCGATTTCATCCTCGACACCGTGCCCTCGCCGCACGACCTCAACCCCTACCTCGCCACGCTCAAGCTCAACGGCGTGCTGTGCCTGGTGGGCCTGCTGGAGCCGATCGAACCGCCGGTGCAGGCCGCGATGGTGATCCTCGGCCGCCGCTCCATCTCGGGTTCGGCCATCGGCGGCATCGCCGAAACGCAGGAGATGCTCGACTTCTGCGCCGAGCACGGCATCGTCAGCGATATCGAAGTCATCGATATCAAGGACATCAATCACGCCTACGAGCGCATGTTGAAGAGCGACGTGAAGTACCGCTTCGTGATCGACATCGCCTCGCTCAAGACCGCCTGA
- a CDS encoding efflux RND transporter permease subunit: MILLFLGSWRSTLIIAISIPLSVMSSLIALSALGQTINIMTLGGLALAVGILVDDATVAIEAISHHRDMGKPLMDAIIDASSQIALPTLVSTLSICIVFVPMFLLTGVARYLFVPLAEAVVFAMLASYFLSRTLIPTLAMYLLRGERATTDTHGRWEVLRRFQQRFERGFERFHGHYQAVLSAAIASPRRVALGFAVVCGISLLLVPVLGRDFFPTSDTGEIRLHMRVRTGTRIEQTARVVDLVEQRIRTVIPPSTLGGILDNIGLPVSGINITYDSSLPVGSADADILVTLKPGHGPTAAYVETLREQLNRDFPGVTFAFLPADIISQTLDFGLPSPIDVQIVGKDQVANRQIADQLLASFRHVQGLVDPRIQQPGDAPSININVDRTKAIQAGFQQRVIAQNLLIALSGSSQTSPNFWLNPINGVSYPLATEAPQYTIDSLQSLGNIPLTNGNQQGVAGKGATVPILASLSTLSRGSQDAVVSHYNVQPVIDVFAGVQGRDLGAVAADVETLVAQARAHLPPGSSLVVRGEVQTMQSSFQGLLLGLAFAVLLVYALMVVNFQSWLDPLVIISGLPGAISGMAGVLFVTRTTISVPALTGAIMCIGIATANSILVVSFARDRINEGATPLQAAFDAGSTRFRPVLMTALAMLIGMLPMALGLGDGGEQNAPLGRAVIGGLLFGTVATLVFVPVVFAAVHAWLRRRAGQTLQALPNPTPSTP; the protein is encoded by the coding sequence ATGATCCTGCTGTTTCTCGGCAGCTGGCGCTCGACGCTGATCATCGCGATCTCGATTCCGCTGTCGGTGATGAGTTCGCTGATCGCGCTGTCCGCGCTGGGGCAGACCATCAACATCATGACGCTGGGCGGATTGGCGCTGGCAGTGGGCATCCTGGTGGATGACGCCACGGTGGCCATCGAGGCGATCAGCCATCACCGCGACATGGGCAAGCCGCTGATGGACGCGATCATCGATGCGTCATCGCAGATCGCCTTGCCCACGCTGGTGTCGACGCTGTCGATCTGCATCGTGTTCGTGCCGATGTTCCTGCTGACGGGCGTGGCGCGCTACCTGTTCGTACCCCTGGCCGAGGCCGTAGTGTTCGCGATGCTGGCGTCATATTTCCTGTCCCGCACGCTGATCCCAACGCTGGCGATGTACCTGCTGCGCGGCGAGCGCGCGACGACCGACACTCATGGTCGCTGGGAAGTACTGCGCCGGTTCCAGCAGCGCTTCGAGCGGGGTTTCGAGCGATTCCATGGGCATTACCAGGCGGTGCTGTCTGCTGCCATCGCCAGTCCGCGGCGCGTGGCGCTCGGTTTCGCGGTGGTCTGCGGTATCTCGTTGCTGCTGGTTCCCGTACTGGGCAGGGATTTCTTTCCCACTTCCGATACCGGCGAGATCCGCCTGCACATGCGTGTTCGTACCGGTACACGCATCGAGCAGACCGCGCGGGTGGTGGACCTGGTGGAGCAGCGTATCCGCACGGTGATTCCGCCGTCGACGTTGGGCGGGATCCTCGACAACATCGGCCTGCCGGTGAGCGGCATCAACATCACCTACGACTCGTCATTGCCGGTGGGCTCGGCCGATGCCGACATCCTGGTGACGCTGAAGCCCGGTCATGGCCCAACGGCCGCATACGTCGAGACGCTGCGCGAGCAGTTGAATCGCGATTTCCCCGGCGTGACGTTTGCCTTCCTGCCGGCCGACATCATCAGCCAGACACTGGATTTCGGCCTGCCGTCGCCGATCGACGTGCAGATCGTGGGCAAGGACCAGGTCGCCAATCGGCAGATCGCCGATCAGCTGCTGGCATCGTTCCGCCATGTGCAGGGCCTGGTTGATCCGCGTATCCAGCAGCCGGGCGACGCGCCGTCGATCAACATCAACGTGGATCGCACCAAGGCCATCCAGGCCGGCTTCCAGCAACGCGTGATTGCCCAGAACCTGCTGATCGCCCTGTCGGGCAGTTCGCAGACCTCGCCGAATTTCTGGCTCAACCCGATCAATGGCGTGAGCTATCCGTTGGCCACGGAAGCACCGCAGTACACCATCGACTCGCTGCAGTCGCTGGGCAATATCCCGCTGACCAACGGCAACCAGCAGGGCGTGGCAGGGAAGGGCGCGACGGTGCCGATCCTCGCATCGCTGAGCACGCTCTCGCGCGGATCGCAGGACGCGGTGGTATCGCACTACAACGTGCAGCCGGTGATCGACGTGTTCGCCGGTGTGCAGGGTCGCGATCTGGGCGCGGTGGCTGCCGACGTCGAGACGCTGGTCGCGCAGGCGCGTGCGCATCTGCCGCCGGGTTCGAGCCTGGTCGTGCGCGGCGAGGTGCAGACCATGCAGTCGTCGTTCCAGGGCCTGCTGCTTGGCCTCGCCTTCGCCGTGCTGCTGGTGTATGCGCTGATGGTGGTGAACTTCCAGTCGTGGCTGGACCCGCTGGTGATCATCAGCGGCTTGCCGGGCGCCATCTCCGGCATGGCAGGGGTGTTGTTCGTCACGCGCACCACCATCAGCGTGCCTGCGTTGACCGGAGCCATCATGTGCATTGGCATCGCCACTGCCAACAGCATTCTGGTGGTGAGCTTTGCGCGCGACCGCATCAACGAAGGCGCCACGCCCTTGCAGGCTGCCTTCGACGCCGGCAGCACCCGCTTCCGTCCGGTATTGATGACGGCCTTGGCCATGCTGATCGGCATGTTGCCGATGGCGCTGGGCCTCGGCGATGGCGGCGAGCAGAACGCGCCGCTCGGCCGCGCGGTCATCGGTGGCCTATTGTTCGGCACGGTTGCCACCCTGGTCTTCGTTCCCGTCGTGTTTGCCGCCGTGCATGCCTGGCTGCGCCGCCGCGCCGGCCAAACCCTGCAGGCGTTGCCCAATCCGACCCCATCGACTCCGTGA